The Metabacillus schmidteae genome has a segment encoding these proteins:
- a CDS encoding beta-galactosidase, producing MAKKLYHGAAYYPELWNEETIEEDLNLMIEAGINVVRIGEFAWSSMEKEEGNIDLSFFVNIIERLYNHGIETVMCTPTPTPPIWLTHNHPERLHVDAKGNVMSHGSRQHICTNNAYFRKRAAIITGEIAKAVGHLPGVIGWQLDNEFKCHVSECMCETCKTLWHKWLEGRYGTIDTLNKSWGTHIWSQYYHSFDQVPQPISTPFLHNSSLSTMYQLFSYEKIAEFSDEQAAIVRQYSKAPITHNSTTFFHVDNERLYKHLDFASFDTYAERSNFASYLFNCDLWRNFKSGQDYWIMETSPSHSASLESYAAPHPNGYLKAEAVASYALGGEAFCYWLWRQQRTGCEQPHGSVISAWGKPTVGFENVKEVEAARKELESIITSTRPLQAEVAITYSDRARAFMKTEPHKDLDYRSLIIPFYERVLSAGYHRDLLPEGANLKGYKLLFTPFVHYVSNDYLQQATKFVEEGGIWIVGPLTGGRTEHHTIHTDAALGKLEQLAGVETLYTYPMDGTETYGEFNGVKAPLSLWSSVFQPTAGRAVGTIWGGNSDGEAFMTEHRYGKGKIVMLGSLPSGESGDLLLKNLIDHYAKEANVQLKTDVSRGTIVAPRIGNGETIWVIVNMDGAGGTVSIPDSGIDSVTGQQLEEGQYEIGPFEHKVITFRMKDEQTTGAAQGEVTIS from the coding sequence ATGGCAAAAAAACTATATCATGGAGCAGCGTATTATCCTGAATTGTGGAATGAGGAAACAATTGAAGAAGATCTTAATTTGATGATAGAAGCAGGTATTAATGTTGTGCGAATCGGGGAATTCGCCTGGTCCTCGATGGAAAAGGAAGAGGGAAACATTGATCTAAGCTTTTTTGTTAATATCATTGAAAGACTATACAATCATGGAATTGAGACGGTTATGTGTACGCCAACACCTACTCCACCAATTTGGTTAACACACAATCATCCGGAAAGATTACATGTTGATGCAAAAGGAAACGTAATGAGCCATGGATCGAGGCAGCATATTTGTACGAACAATGCTTATTTTAGAAAAAGAGCAGCTATCATTACCGGGGAAATAGCAAAAGCTGTAGGCCATTTACCTGGTGTGATTGGTTGGCAACTAGATAACGAGTTTAAATGCCATGTAAGTGAATGTATGTGTGAAACATGTAAAACATTGTGGCATAAATGGTTAGAAGGGCGGTATGGAACAATTGATACATTAAATAAATCTTGGGGAACTCATATTTGGAGTCAATATTATCATTCCTTTGATCAGGTTCCACAGCCAATCTCAACTCCATTTCTTCATAACTCAAGTTTAAGTACAATGTATCAACTTTTTTCATATGAAAAAATTGCTGAATTTTCAGATGAGCAGGCAGCGATTGTCCGTCAATATTCGAAAGCACCAATTACACATAATAGCACAACCTTCTTTCATGTTGATAATGAAAGGTTATACAAGCATCTCGATTTTGCATCATTTGATACGTATGCTGAGCGAAGTAATTTTGCCTCTTATTTATTTAATTGTGATTTATGGAGAAATTTTAAATCAGGTCAAGATTATTGGATTATGGAAACAAGCCCATCACATAGTGCATCACTTGAAAGTTATGCGGCTCCTCATCCAAATGGTTATTTAAAAGCAGAGGCTGTCGCTTCATATGCGTTAGGCGGGGAAGCGTTTTGTTATTGGTTGTGGAGACAGCAACGTACAGGCTGTGAACAGCCGCACGGGTCTGTTATTAGTGCTTGGGGAAAGCCGACTGTTGGTTTTGAAAATGTAAAAGAAGTAGAAGCTGCAAGGAAAGAGCTTGAATCAATCATTACATCAACTAGACCCTTACAAGCGGAGGTAGCGATCACGTATTCAGATAGAGCAAGAGCTTTTATGAAAACAGAGCCACATAAAGATTTAGATTATCGTTCTCTTATCATACCTTTTTACGAGAGAGTGCTCTCTGCAGGTTATCACCGTGATTTGCTTCCTGAGGGTGCGAATTTAAAAGGATACAAATTATTATTCACACCTTTTGTCCACTATGTGTCTAATGATTATCTGCAACAAGCTACAAAATTTGTTGAAGAAGGCGGAATATGGATTGTTGGTCCACTTACTGGAGGAAGAACAGAACACCATACGATCCATACAGATGCAGCGTTAGGAAAGCTTGAGCAATTAGCTGGAGTTGAAACACTTTATACGTATCCAATGGATGGAACTGAAACGTATGGTGAATTTAATGGAGTTAAAGCTCCGTTAAGTTTATGGAGTTCTGTTTTTCAACCTACGGCTGGAAGAGCAGTGGGTACAATATGGGGCGGTAACTCTGATGGAGAAGCTTTTATGACTGAGCACAGATACGGTAAAGGGAAAATTGTCATGCTTGGTTCACTTCCATCAGGAGAATCGGGAGACCTTTTACTAAAGAATCTTATTGATCATTATGCAAAAGAAGCAAATGTACAGCTTAAAACAGATGTCTCAAGAGGCACGATTGTAGCTCCGCGAATTGGAAACGGCGAAACTATTTGGGTGATTGTAAATATGGACGGAGCTGGCGGAACTGTGTCTATACCAGATAGTGGAATTGATAGTGTGACAGGCCAACAGCTTGAGGAGGGTCAATACGAAATTGGACCTTTTGAGCACAAGGTCATCACATTTCGAATGAAAGACGAGCAAACGACTGGGGCAGCTCAGGGAGAAGTGACAATAAGTTAA
- a CDS encoding rhamnogalacturonan lyase family protein yields MLTSMFSGLAPLATPSVTAAETATNNLKFDFGSAASPVAEGYNQVANTLVYSTEKGYGFSSSVDFRDRGEPDALLRDFALAGGKEFKVDVPNGEYTVRIKTGDQIASNRTSFSIEGKSNGSISSSAGKFEEVKANTEVTDGQLNIAIGENGRINSLEIIPMIAPDGLEAVDKKLGAESSVSLKWNTVDGAKSYNIYRKLEEEQTATKIGSTENGEFIDTTAQLGLTYTYTVTQINEEDVESTPSNEVTVNVYDEEVQAPNEPSNLVLSKATNDSVEFKWKAIEDAVMYYIYRSKSEDGSYSLVGTSTKPTFVDSVATTTNFYYKIRAVNVGGFSKISSPLKTPIANTMVRQMEELGRDLVAVKVDEGVFISWRLLGTDSEDTAFNLYRDGKKVNDKPITSSTNFVDSKGTVNAKYEVREVIDGKEQQTADKANVLSNQYFDIPLQKPEGGTTPDGVEYTYNANDASIGDLDGDGEYEIILKWDPSNSKDNSKSGYTGNVYIDAYKLDGTRLWRLDLGKNIRAGAHYTQFLVYDFDGNGKSEIVMKTADGTKDGQGTVIGDADADYRNSGGYVLSGPEYLTVFEGATGKALTTTEYDPARGNVSDWGDGYGNRVDRFLAGVAYLDGKTPSIIMARGYYTRAVLTAYNFKNGELTKLWNFDSNTSGNEAYRGQGNHSMSIADVDFDGKDEIIYGAAAIDHDGTGLHTTGWGHGDAQHVSDLDPTRPGLEIFGVHENSSSPYGLSFRDGETGEIIWGVKTGRDTGRGVSADVDPRYPGAEAWAIGGAWNDRTGGMYSAKGEKISTNIPTSNFAIWWDGDLLRELLDHDFDETQGSPTYGLGTAKIDKWNPETNSLDNLVTDSEVTSNNWTKGNPALQADLLGDWREEAIWRLNDSSALRVYTTTAVTEHRIPTLMHDSQYRVAIAWQNVGYNQPPHPSYFLGQDMEKPQFPAIHTGKVERVGVQVNPEVINVKSKGGENSVTIKVDFTSNNKGNIKAVKLHVNGKTIFGNVSGNSKKATIKVNRQEIIAALDNIKGEVEVSLTGYLDSGVTITGSDRLTVK; encoded by the coding sequence ATGTTAACATCGATGTTTAGTGGACTTGCACCATTAGCCACACCATCTGTTACAGCTGCAGAAACTGCGACAAATAACTTAAAATTTGATTTTGGATCTGCTGCAAGTCCTGTTGCAGAAGGGTATAACCAAGTAGCAAATACCTTGGTTTACAGTACTGAAAAGGGGTATGGATTCAGCTCTTCTGTTGATTTTCGTGATAGAGGTGAGCCTGATGCTTTGCTAAGGGATTTTGCCCTTGCTGGCGGGAAGGAATTTAAGGTGGATGTTCCCAACGGGGAATACACAGTTAGAATAAAAACCGGTGATCAAATTGCTTCAAATCGAACAAGCTTCTCGATAGAAGGGAAATCAAATGGGTCCATTTCCTCCAGTGCCGGAAAATTCGAAGAGGTTAAGGCGAATACAGAGGTTACTGATGGACAACTCAATATTGCAATTGGAGAGAACGGGCGAATTAATTCATTAGAAATTATCCCGATGATTGCACCAGATGGCTTAGAGGCAGTGGATAAGAAGCTGGGTGCAGAATCAAGTGTTTCATTAAAATGGAACACGGTTGATGGTGCTAAAAGCTATAATATCTACCGCAAGCTAGAAGAAGAACAAACGGCAACAAAAATTGGAAGTACGGAAAATGGTGAATTCATAGATACGACTGCACAACTTGGGCTTACATACACATATACGGTGACACAAATTAATGAAGAGGATGTTGAATCAACACCAAGTAATGAAGTAACTGTCAATGTATATGATGAAGAAGTCCAAGCTCCAAATGAACCATCAAATCTTGTCCTTTCGAAGGCAACCAATGATTCAGTTGAATTCAAATGGAAAGCAATAGAAGATGCAGTTATGTACTATATTTATCGTTCAAAATCAGAGGATGGATCTTATTCCTTGGTTGGTACATCAACAAAGCCAACATTTGTTGATTCTGTTGCTACGACAACAAATTTTTATTACAAAATACGTGCAGTAAATGTAGGGGGATTTTCAAAAATTTCTTCTCCTCTTAAAACACCAATTGCTAATACAATGGTTCGTCAAATGGAGGAGTTAGGCCGTGATCTTGTTGCCGTTAAGGTAGATGAAGGGGTTTTTATTAGCTGGCGCTTACTAGGTACTGATTCTGAGGATACTGCCTTTAACCTTTACCGTGACGGTAAAAAAGTAAATGATAAACCAATTACATCTAGTACAAATTTTGTTGATTCAAAAGGAACAGTTAATGCTAAATATGAGGTTCGTGAAGTTATAGATGGAAAAGAACAACAAACAGCAGATAAAGCCAATGTATTAAGCAATCAATACTTTGACATTCCTCTGCAAAAACCAGAAGGCGGAACAACCCCTGATGGTGTGGAATACACATACAATGCGAATGACGCAAGCATTGGTGATCTTGATGGAGATGGCGAATATGAAATTATTTTAAAATGGGATCCATCTAATTCGAAAGATAATTCAAAATCCGGATACACAGGTAACGTTTATATTGATGCATATAAATTAGATGGAACGCGTTTATGGAGATTGGATTTAGGTAAAAACATCCGAGCTGGCGCTCATTATACACAGTTCCTAGTATATGATTTTGACGGAAACGGTAAATCTGAAATTGTGATGAAAACAGCAGATGGTACAAAGGATGGACAAGGTACAGTCATCGGAGATGCTGATGCTGATTACCGAAATTCAGGAGGTTACGTTTTAAGTGGACCTGAATATTTAACTGTATTTGAAGGTGCAACAGGTAAAGCGTTAACAACAACGGAATATGATCCAGCACGAGGCAATGTTAGTGATTGGGGAGATGGTTATGGAAACCGGGTTGACCGCTTTCTTGCCGGAGTTGCGTATTTAGATGGAAAGACGCCAAGTATCATCATGGCTCGTGGTTATTACACAAGAGCTGTTTTAACAGCTTATAACTTTAAAAATGGAGAACTGACAAAACTTTGGAATTTTGATAGCAATACCTCCGGAAATGAAGCCTACAGAGGACAGGGGAATCACAGCATGAGTATTGCAGACGTCGATTTTGATGGTAAGGACGAGATTATCTATGGCGCAGCAGCAATTGATCATGATGGAACAGGTTTGCATACGACAGGTTGGGGACATGGTGATGCTCAACATGTAAGTGATTTAGATCCAACGAGACCAGGATTGGAGATTTTTGGCGTACATGAAAACTCAAGTTCACCTTATGGATTATCGTTCCGTGATGGAGAAACTGGTGAAATCATCTGGGGTGTAAAAACAGGCAGGGATACAGGTAGAGGTGTATCAGCTGATGTAGATCCCCGCTATCCAGGTGCAGAAGCTTGGGCAATTGGTGGAGCGTGGAATGATCGAACAGGCGGAATGTATTCAGCAAAAGGCGAAAAAATCAGTACAAACATCCCAACATCAAACTTTGCAATTTGGTGGGATGGAGACTTACTTCGTGAATTGTTAGACCATGATTTTGATGAAACACAAGGCAGCCCAACATATGGTTTAGGTACAGCAAAAATTGATAAATGGAATCCTGAAACAAATAGTCTGGATAATTTAGTAACAGATTCTGAAGTAACATCAAATAACTGGACAAAAGGAAATCCTGCCCTTCAAGCTGATTTATTAGGAGACTGGAGAGAGGAAGCAATTTGGAGATTAAACGATAGCAGTGCATTGCGTGTTTATACAACAACTGCTGTGACAGAGCACCGTATCCCAACTCTCATGCATGATTCCCAATATAGGGTTGCTATCGCATGGCAGAATGTAGGATATAATCAACCTCCACATCCAAGTTACTTTTTAGGTCAGGACATGGAAAAACCACAGTTCCCGGCTATTCATACGGGGAAAGTCGAACGAGTTGGTGTTCAAGTTAACCCTGAAGTAATTAATGTAAAAAGTAAGGGTGGGGAAAACTCTGTTACGATTAAAGTAGACTTCACATCCAATAATAAAGGAAATATTAAAGCCGTTAAACTACATGTAAATGGAAAAACCATTTTTGGAAATGTAAGTGGAAATAGTAAGAAGGCTACAATTAAAGTGAACCGTCAAGAAATTATAGCTGCATTAGACAACATAAAAGGTGAAGTTGAAGTATCTTTAACAGGTTACCTTGATTCAGGTGTAACCATAACTGGAAGTGACAGGCTGACCGTTAAGTAA